The genomic window GGCGGGGGCATTCCGCATGCCATTCCCTCGCTTCTTCCGCTACAATCTAGCTGGGGCGGTAGTCTACTGCACGGCGATCGTCTGCATTGCGTATTTTTCGGCCCCTTTCTTCGATCGGGTCGTTCACCTTGTTGCTATGGCACACTGGGTTTTGGCCCTCTTTGTGTTTTTGATGGCACTAGGCTTCGTTGGCTGGCTCCTTTGGGGCTCGAAGGTCCAGCAGGGCAAGGGGTGAGTGGACTGGGGCTTGACTTTGCTGGGGGTCAAGCGTAGGCTGAGTTGCGGGATAGGGATGGGTCGTCAACGTTCGTAAGGAGTTCTCGCGATGTTCGGACTTGGGATGCAGGAGCTGATCGTTATTTTTGTCATTGCGCTCTTGGTCTTTGGCCCTGGTAAACTGCCGGAGCTTGGTCGGTCACTGGGTCGGGCCATGGCGGAATTCAGGCGGGCCTCTGAAGAGCTGAAGGAAGGGTTGACTGCCGAGCTATCGACCGAGGAGGAAAAGGCAAACGCGCCGACGCGCGAAGAGCAGCAGGCCGCTAAGGTCGAAACGCCTCCGGCCGTAGGCCAGGAGGACAAGCCGAAGGGAACGCACGAGACGCGGAATGTCTGATGAGAAGATGTCGTTCTTCTCCCACCTGGAGGAGCTTCGACGGCGGATTCTCATCTCGCTGGTCGCTATCGGGATCGGCTTCGCGCTCACGTTCAACTATTCCGAGACGCTCCTCCGATATCTCAAGCGCCCCCTGACGACCGACCTGGTTTTCTCCCGGACCTACCCCTTCCTGCGATCTACTCCGCGTCCGGGTCCCCCTCTCGACTTGATCTTCCTGGCGCCTGCCGAGGCCTTCTGGATGCACATGAAGATCGCCTTCGTGGCCGGCCTAATGCTCGTCTTGCCGGTCGTCCTCTATCAGATTTGGAAATTCGTTGCACCAGGTCTGCT from Candidatus Methylomirabilis sp. includes these protein-coding regions:
- the tatA gene encoding twin-arginine translocase TatA/TatE family subunit → MFGLGMQELIVIFVIALLVFGPGKLPELGRSLGRAMAEFRRASEELKEGLTAELSTEEEKANAPTREEQQAAKVETPPAVGQEDKPKGTHETRNV